The following are from one region of the Verrucomicrobiaceae bacterium genome:
- a CDS encoding 3D domain-containing protein produces the protein MITNTLVCVVALCAQSITGQLQKSVATAAPAKKAPVAQVAAAKPGQVISGVRTTAYTHSEADHLQYGAQSAVGTRLNSGKIRSAAADWSIYPLGTVFQIKGDSSVYVVDDYGSALVGTRTIDIYQPSTRLMNRWGTRRVDIHILRWGSMSKSLAVLKPRAGKASHVREMIYRIQTQQRASS, from the coding sequence TTGATCACCAATACACTCGTCTGCGTCGTCGCCCTCTGTGCCCAGTCCATCACTGGCCAGTTGCAAAAGTCCGTCGCCACTGCCGCACCCGCGAAAAAGGCCCCTGTGGCCCAAGTCGCCGCTGCGAAGCCTGGCCAGGTCATCTCTGGTGTGCGCACCACGGCCTACACGCATTCCGAGGCAGATCATCTCCAATACGGTGCCCAGAGTGCCGTAGGCACCCGGCTCAATAGTGGGAAAATCCGCAGCGCCGCCGCCGACTGGTCCATTTACCCGCTAGGCACGGTCTTCCAGATCAAGGGGGACTCCTCCGTCTATGTGGTCGATGATTATGGCAGTGCCTTGGTCGGCACCCGCACGATCGACATCTATCAGCCCTCCACCCGGCTCATGAACCGCTGGGGTACCCGCCGCGTGGACATTCACATCCTGCGCTGGGGCTCGATGAGCAAGAGTCTGGCGGTGCTAAAGCCCCGTGCTGGCAAGGCCTCCCATGTCCGCGAGATGATCTACCGCATCCAGACGCAGCAGAGGGCGAGTAGCTGA
- a CDS encoding Gfo/Idh/MocA family oxidoreductase, which produces MKRRSFFKQTAAYISAPAILSARSPNGMFQVASIGVGGMGGNTMMSVLQHPKVRIVGMCDVDAKTLELATKGMSSRRKELQDPAAKERLGDAATYRDYREMIAKMGDSVDAITIGTPDHMHAPIAVSALRAKKHIYLQKPLTHHIHEARILGAEAAKAGVTTQMGTQGHSSVETSLAVDLIKNGAIGKVKEIICWENKKANWWPKVTQRKPQADAVPANIDWDLWLGIAQEVPFLEGAYHPSMWRSWVDFGVGMMGDMGCHYFDVVFACLGLAAPTRVRCLDEGSTGDLYAMKRHLELEFPGTALTAGDTIKMTWTDGGYPYDPKVVIKPAALTKEVTSGIFFIGETGSIFKPHSQRPWLVPEEKFTGFTYPKTRLANHYTDWVDACMKGEKAATDLPTYGCPVTEAVLLGVLAERNPGSWIEWDAAKGQVSNKPELNAQLTRKYRDGWSVAGLG; this is translated from the coding sequence ATGAAACGCCGCTCCTTTTTCAAGCAAACTGCCGCCTATATCTCCGCCCCTGCCATCCTGAGTGCGCGGTCGCCGAACGGAATGTTTCAGGTGGCGTCCATCGGTGTCGGCGGCATGGGCGGGAATACGATGATGAGCGTGCTCCAGCATCCGAAAGTGCGCATCGTGGGCATGTGTGATGTGGATGCGAAGACGCTGGAGCTGGCCACCAAGGGCATGTCCTCCCGGCGAAAAGAACTCCAGGACCCCGCCGCAAAGGAGCGGCTAGGGGATGCGGCGACGTATCGTGATTACCGCGAGATGATCGCGAAAATGGGCGACTCGGTCGATGCGATCACCATCGGCACACCGGATCACATGCATGCACCCATCGCCGTGAGTGCTCTGCGAGCAAAGAAGCACATTTATCTCCAAAAACCGCTCACCCATCACATCCATGAGGCACGCATTCTCGGCGCAGAGGCAGCCAAAGCCGGTGTGACGACGCAAATGGGCACGCAGGGCCATTCCAGCGTGGAGACCTCCCTCGCCGTCGATTTGATCAAAAATGGCGCGATCGGCAAAGTGAAGGAAATCATCTGCTGGGAGAACAAAAAGGCCAATTGGTGGCCCAAAGTGACGCAGCGGAAGCCCCAGGCCGATGCGGTGCCTGCAAACATCGACTGGGATCTATGGCTAGGCATCGCCCAGGAAGTGCCCTTTCTCGAAGGAGCCTACCATCCGTCCATGTGGCGTTCGTGGGTCGATTTTGGCGTGGGGATGATGGGCGATATGGGCTGCCACTACTTCGATGTGGTCTTCGCCTGCCTGGGGCTGGCGGCTCCTACGCGTGTGCGCTGCCTCGATGAGGGCAGCACCGGTGATCTCTATGCGATGAAGCGCCACCTGGAGCTGGAATTCCCCGGCACGGCACTCACAGCGGGTGATACGATCAAGATGACCTGGACCGATGGCGGCTATCCGTATGATCCCAAGGTCGTCATCAAGCCCGCTGCACTGACGAAAGAGGTCACCAGCGGCATATTCTTCATCGGTGAGACCGGCAGCATCTTCAAACCGCACAGCCAGCGCCCCTGGCTGGTGCCGGAGGAGAAATTCACCGGCTTCACCTATCCAAAGACACGCCTCGCCAATCACTACACCGACTGGGTCGATGCCTGCATGAAAGGCGAGAAAGCCGCCACCGATCTGCCGACCTACGGCTGCCCCGTGACCGAGGCCGTGCTCCTGGGCGTGCTAGCGGAGAGGAATCCAGGCAGCTGGATCGAGTGGGATGCCGCCAAAGGTCAAGTGAGCAACAAACCGGAGCTCAATGCCCAGCTCACCCGGAAATACCGGGACGGATGGAGCGTGGCGGGCCTAGGCTAA
- a CDS encoding ATPase, which produces MPQTRLALRDFSIPLALLSVMAFFAIMAPEFLSARNLSNLMVELSITATLAMGMLLIILPGHIDLSAGSGVGLLGGIASVLVFHHGWPAPLALAAGLACGVLIWLGMGSFIVRENMPSFIVTLGALLIFKGAFWQVIQNATVPVARGGETNAYSLLTTYYLPAHLGWVLAAVLVLALIISSGIARRQQQAHGFDVESGEARFMRIFIAAQALALFVIVTGQFRGIPLPSLILGAVTFAVYVLTQHTAFGRHLYAIGGNAEAAFVSGVPVKKAIVAAFACMGGIVAITGFMQTAYAGSSTTTVGELMELDAVAACVIGGVSLRGGRGGVLGVLLGAMIMTALLNGMTLMSFQPERKFIARGAVLILAVWMDMRLNKAKA; this is translated from the coding sequence ATGCCGCAGACACGCCTCGCCCTCCGTGATTTCTCCATCCCGCTCGCCCTACTGAGCGTCATGGCCTTTTTCGCCATTATGGCGCCCGAGTTCCTCAGCGCACGGAATCTGAGCAATCTCATGGTGGAGCTCTCCATCACCGCCACGCTGGCCATGGGCATGCTGCTGATCATTTTGCCCGGTCACATCGATCTCTCTGCCGGGAGCGGCGTGGGTCTGCTCGGTGGCATCGCCAGCGTGCTCGTCTTTCATCACGGATGGCCAGCACCACTCGCCCTAGCCGCTGGCCTGGCCTGTGGCGTGCTGATCTGGCTGGGCATGGGCAGCTTCATCGTGCGGGAGAATATGCCCAGCTTCATCGTCACGCTCGGAGCCCTGCTCATCTTCAAAGGAGCCTTCTGGCAGGTCATCCAGAACGCCACCGTGCCCGTAGCCCGTGGTGGAGAGACCAATGCCTACTCCCTGCTCACCACGTATTATTTGCCCGCACACCTCGGCTGGGTGCTCGCGGCGGTGCTGGTGCTGGCCTTGATCATCAGCAGCGGCATCGCACGGCGGCAGCAGCAGGCGCATGGATTTGATGTGGAGAGCGGTGAGGCACGCTTCATGCGCATCTTCATCGCGGCGCAGGCGCTGGCCCTCTTCGTCATCGTCACGGGGCAGTTTCGCGGCATTCCGCTGCCATCATTGATCCTCGGCGCGGTGACATTCGCCGTGTATGTGCTCACGCAGCATACCGCATTCGGGCGGCATCTCTATGCCATCGGTGGGAATGCCGAAGCGGCCTTCGTTTCCGGCGTGCCGGTGAAAAAGGCCATCGTAGCCGCCTTCGCGTGCATGGGCGGCATCGTCGCCATCACGGGCTTCATGCAGACCGCCTACGCAGGCTCCTCCACCACCACCGTGGGCGAGCTCATGGAGCTGGATGCCGTCGCAGCCTGTGTGATCGGTGGTGTAAGCCTACGCGGTGGGCGTGGTGGTGTGCTAGGGGTGCTCCTGGGTGCCATGATCATGACCGCGCTGCTCAATGGCATGACGCTCATGTCCTTCCAGCCCGAGCGCAAATTCATCGCCCGTGGTGCCGTGCTCATCCTCGCCGTCTGGATGGATATGCGGCTGAATAAGGCCAAAGCGTGA
- a CDS encoding autotransporter-associated beta strand repeat-containing protein: MIYRLLTGTLCMAITGVSLRGATLVWNGGGADDNWSTVGNWTGVAFTAGDILQFGGSTRLGAVNNLAVDTLVGGIDFTNNLNPNVSAFSLSGNRITLGGNITTASTSTSFNAITTDAIGLDMVLNATRTITVAANGTALHNLTLNGVISDGGGGFGLTTAGGARLTLAAANTYSGTTTLGGTAVVVLTHANALPGGTATTGGTSGLTFAGGLLGLAAGDFTRGLGTGANQVQWTGVGGFAAFDANRVVNLGGSGATVTWNAGGFVPTGSALIFGYGNGSDTQDATHTVDFQNPVDLNGGTRTVTVNDGNGTVNALIDAVMSGGLVNSTGTGALTKNGAGTLSLTAASTYTGQTYANGGVLLLNHANALPGGVGTTGGTSNLRIGGNGLVGLGTGDFTRELGTGVTQVQWTGGGGFAAYNADRVVNLGGAGATVTWAMGSFVPNGSALYLGANSATHTVDFQNPIDLGSAVRTLEITNATAVAVDAIISGTLSGAGGITKNGDGTLSLRATNSSYTGQTNLAVNVTMVPKMADYGQNSSLGQGTAGVPIQMGSQFRSGTLEYIGSGDSSDRTFQLGTSTATHGNGGGITNNGTGALVLDAPTFNVAVAGVTVPRTLTLSGSNTDLNTISGVIQNTNGASGTLAVTKTGTGTWVLAGANTYSGATTLTTGTLHLNNAGSGGTSSAIGTSALSIGTGTTIDNSSGSPLTLSTANAVTWGGSFTFGGTNDLSFANGTSIATGSRTITLNGTGKTLTFGTLSITSATTQTVNDGGSGNKLVLGGLVLAESNQARAQTFAGNAAIEITGPVTDGAGTGADSLSYTGSSTLTLGGSSNTYTGTTTMNNAAGTLTLAGSSTTSAVTLTAGRLNVNHASAIGAGTLTLTAGTIDNTSAADITVATANNVVIGGNLAFGGTHSLSFANGTASIGGSRILTLNGTSKTLTFGPVSFTSSNTLTVNDAGSGNKLVLGGMVLGENNQGRTQTITGTAAVDITGSITDGPGTGADGLSYTGTSILTLSGAGTYTGATTMNGVGGTLRTTSTGSLGTGSLAIINGTVELNNTAQTVSTLTFGSTTNTAQSTPATLTLASGATLTQTGSLVSNDNVNSQPSFINGGTIDINGPRTWTVDDSASVDADLTVSSVIQNTGAVGTLTKNGLGRLVLTGNNTFADVFAVADGVVRIQHANALGSIVGGTTVNSGDALEITSGITVTGEALLLNGSGVSTTGGLRSLSGTNAWTGTIDLGSDARIQADAGSQLTVSAITAGGTGRDVTFGGDGDHIASGRIGSGGTTPVDQVLKDGAGTLTLNNTANDFTGTLTVNNGTLKLGASEVIPNAEVVTINKGTLQLNGQAETITSLTLGAATTTVAGNTASVFDTPTGGILRLSGNSTYNAGSVGFENGQATISANLDVNNASRTFTVNDNATLTEELVISGTISNSGATAAGFTKAGTGTLVLSAANTYNGTTTINAGTLKLGTDNALPDTPLTLDQRLGGVSSLDLAGHSDAITTLTLSGNSTTVVNSASQIIDSTGGGVLKLGGAVNYNAGAASFHNSMSTILANVDLNGANRTFTINDSTNATTDVLVSGAISNSGATAGIIKAGAGTLALTGANTYDGVTTVNAGALQVGSSGTGQTGTGAVTIANTATLFGTGNVRGSSFTAASGSTIQVGDSTDASSHGTLTFTPASGSGSIQFQSGGSVILGISPGGTSDRIDIVGTGTNTLTFNANLTVGPATLVPTTAEVFNLLDWTGLASAPTFGSQFTFISQLFGNGDEAAGLDLPDISGTGFAWDISALTTTGTIAIVVVPEPSRALLLMTGLFAAIMRRRR; the protein is encoded by the coding sequence ATGATTTACCGACTACTCACCGGCACTCTCTGCATGGCCATTACAGGCGTTTCTTTGCGTGGCGCTACACTCGTTTGGAATGGTGGCGGGGCGGATGATAACTGGTCCACGGTGGGAAACTGGACGGGCGTGGCTTTCACGGCGGGAGACATCCTGCAATTCGGCGGGAGCACGCGGCTGGGGGCGGTGAATAACCTGGCGGTGGATACGCTGGTGGGGGGAATCGACTTCACGAACAATCTGAACCCGAACGTGTCTGCTTTTTCGTTGAGCGGAAATCGGATCACTTTGGGTGGAAACATCACCACAGCCTCTACGAGCACGAGTTTTAATGCCATCACGACGGACGCGATCGGTCTCGACATGGTCTTGAATGCCACGCGAACGATTACCGTGGCTGCAAATGGCACGGCTCTTCATAACCTGACGCTCAACGGCGTGATCAGTGATGGCGGCGGCGGCTTTGGCCTGACGACGGCAGGCGGAGCGAGGCTGACACTGGCGGCTGCGAATACCTACTCCGGCACGACGACGCTGGGTGGCACGGCGGTGGTGGTGCTGACCCATGCGAATGCACTCCCTGGCGGCACGGCCACGACAGGTGGGACGAGTGGGCTGACTTTTGCTGGTGGGCTGCTGGGACTGGCCGCGGGGGATTTTACGCGAGGACTCGGCACAGGGGCCAATCAGGTGCAGTGGACGGGTGTGGGTGGTTTTGCGGCCTTTGATGCGAACCGCGTGGTGAATCTCGGCGGTAGTGGTGCCACGGTGACGTGGAATGCGGGCGGCTTTGTGCCCACGGGCAGTGCTTTGATCTTTGGTTACGGAAATGGCTCCGATACGCAGGATGCTACGCACACGGTCGATTTCCAAAATCCGGTGGATCTGAATGGCGGCACGCGAACGGTCACGGTGAACGATGGGAATGGAACGGTGAATGCGCTGATCGATGCGGTGATGAGCGGCGGCCTCGTGAACAGCACGGGCACGGGTGCGCTGACGAAGAATGGCGCTGGCACGCTAAGCCTCACCGCGGCGAGCACTTACACCGGGCAGACCTATGCGAATGGTGGTGTGCTGCTGCTCAACCACGCGAATGCGCTGCCGGGCGGTGTCGGCACGACGGGCGGCACGAGCAATCTGCGGATCGGTGGGAATGGTCTGGTCGGGCTGGGCACGGGAGACTTCACGCGGGAGCTGGGCACCGGGGTGACGCAGGTGCAGTGGACGGGTGGTGGAGGTTTCGCAGCCTACAATGCGGATCGCGTGGTGAATCTCGGCGGAGCGGGAGCTACGGTGACATGGGCGATGGGTAGCTTTGTGCCGAACGGTTCGGCTTTATATCTCGGGGCGAATTCTGCGACGCATACAGTGGATTTCCAGAACCCCATCGACCTCGGTTCGGCGGTGCGCACGCTGGAGATCACCAATGCCACCGCCGTTGCCGTGGATGCTATCATCAGTGGCACACTCAGCGGCGCGGGAGGCATCACGAAGAATGGCGATGGCACACTGTCGCTGAGGGCGACGAATAGCAGCTACACTGGGCAGACGAATCTCGCGGTGAATGTCACGATGGTGCCCAAGATGGCGGATTACGGCCAGAACAGCTCCCTGGGCCAGGGTACGGCGGGCGTGCCGATCCAGATGGGCTCGCAGTTTCGCTCGGGCACGCTGGAATACATCGGTAGTGGAGATAGCTCGGACCGCACCTTTCAGCTCGGCACCAGCACGGCGACTCACGGCAATGGCGGAGGCATCACGAACAATGGCACGGGTGCTTTGGTGCTGGATGCGCCCACTTTCAATGTGGCCGTGGCAGGTGTCACGGTACCTCGCACGCTGACGCTGAGCGGTAGCAATACAGACCTCAACACCATCTCTGGCGTGATCCAAAACACGAACGGTGCCTCAGGCACGCTGGCGGTGACAAAGACGGGCACTGGCACCTGGGTGCTGGCCGGTGCGAATACCTATAGCGGTGCCACCACGCTCACGACGGGCACGTTGCACCTGAATAATGCGGGCAGCGGCGGCACCAGCTCGGCCATCGGCACCAGCGCCCTCTCTATCGGCACGGGGACGACCATCGATAACAGCAGCGGCTCGCCCCTCACGCTCAGCACGGCGAATGCGGTGACGTGGGGCGGTAGTTTCACCTTTGGTGGCACGAATGATCTGAGCTTTGCCAATGGCACCAGCATCGCCACTGGCAGCCGCACGATCACGCTGAATGGCACCGGCAAGACGCTCACCTTTGGCACCCTCTCCATCACCAGTGCGACCACGCAGACCGTGAATGATGGCGGCAGCGGAAATAAGCTAGTGCTCGGCGGTTTGGTGCTGGCGGAGAGCAACCAAGCCCGTGCACAAACCTTTGCTGGCAATGCCGCTATCGAGATCACCGGACCAGTCACCGATGGTGCGGGCACTGGCGCGGATAGCCTGAGCTACACCGGCAGCTCCACGCTCACCCTCGGCGGCAGCAGCAATACCTACACGGGCACTACCACGATGAACAATGCGGCGGGCACGCTCACATTGGCAGGCTCCAGCACCACGAGTGCGGTCACCCTCACGGCAGGCCGGCTGAATGTGAACCATGCCTCCGCCATCGGCGCTGGCACGCTGACGCTCACTGCGGGCACCATCGACAATACCAGCGCTGCGGACATCACCGTCGCCACAGCCAATAATGTCGTGATCGGTGGCAATCTGGCCTTTGGCGGCACACACAGCCTCAGTTTTGCCAATGGCACGGCCAGCATCGGCGGTAGCCGCATTCTCACGCTGAATGGCACCAGCAAGACGCTCACGTTTGGCCCGGTTAGCTTCACCAGCTCGAACACCCTCACCGTCAACGACGCGGGCAGTGGCAACAAGCTCGTGCTCGGCGGCATGGTGCTCGGAGAAAACAACCAGGGCCGCACGCAGACCATCACGGGCACTGCGGCGGTGGACATCACCGGCTCCATCACAGACGGCCCAGGCACCGGAGCGGATGGCCTCAGCTACACCGGCACCAGCATCCTCACGCTTTCCGGCGCAGGCACTTACACCGGAGCCACTACGATGAATGGTGTGGGTGGCACGCTGCGCACCACCTCGACAGGCAGCCTCGGCACCGGCTCGCTCGCCATCATCAATGGCACCGTCGAGCTCAACAACACAGCGCAGACCGTGAGCACGCTCACCTTTGGCTCTACCACCAATACCGCCCAGAGCACCCCGGCCACGCTCACCCTCGCCTCCGGCGCCACGCTCACTCAAACCGGCAGTCTCGTCTCCAATGACAACGTCAACAGCCAGCCCTCCTTCATCAATGGCGGCACCATCGACATCAATGGCCCCCGCACCTGGACCGTGGACGACTCCGCGTCGGTGGATGCCGATCTCACCGTGTCCTCCGTCATTCAAAACACCGGCGCTGTCGGCACCTTGACCAAAAATGGCCTCGGACGCCTCGTGCTCACCGGAAACAACACCTTTGCCGACGTCTTTGCTGTGGCGGATGGTGTCGTGCGCATCCAGCACGCAAATGCGCTCGGCTCCATCGTGGGCGGCACCACGGTGAATAGCGGGGATGCGCTGGAAATCACTAGCGGCATCACCGTCACGGGTGAGGCGCTGCTTCTCAATGGCTCTGGTGTCAGCACCACGGGTGGGCTGCGCAGCCTCAGCGGCACCAATGCCTGGACCGGCACCATCGACCTCGGTAGTGATGCACGCATCCAGGCCGATGCAGGATCACAGCTCACCGTTTCCGCCATCACCGCAGGTGGCACGGGACGCGATGTCACTTTCGGCGGCGATGGCGATCACATCGCCAGTGGCCGCATCGGCTCCGGCGGCACCACTCCCGTCGATCAGGTGCTCAAAGATGGCGCAGGCACTTTGACGCTCAATAACACGGCCAACGACTTCACCGGCACGCTCACCGTCAACAACGGCACGCTCAAGCTCGGAGCCTCCGAAGTCATCCCGAACGCCGAAGTCGTCACCATCAACAAAGGCACCCTCCAGCTCAACGGACAGGCGGAAACCATCACCTCTCTGACTCTCGGTGCTGCCACCACCACCGTCGCGGGCAATACCGCAAGCGTCTTCGACACACCCACCGGCGGCATCCTCCGTCTCAGCGGCAATTCCACGTACAATGCGGGCTCCGTCGGCTTTGAAAACGGACAGGCCACCATCTCCGCCAATCTGGATGTCAACAACGCCAGCCGCACCTTCACCGTGAATGACAATGCCACCCTCACCGAGGAACTCGTCATCAGTGGCACCATCAGCAATAGCGGTGCCACCGCCGCAGGCTTCACCAAGGCAGGCACTGGCACGCTCGTGCTCTCTGCTGCCAATACCTACAACGGCACCACCACCATCAACGCTGGCACGCTCAAGCTCGGCACGGACAATGCTCTACCGGACACACCCCTCACGCTCGATCAGCGCCTCGGCGGTGTCTCCTCGCTCGACCTCGCTGGCCATAGCGATGCCATCACCACGCTCACGCTCAGCGGGAACTCCACCACCGTCGTGAACTCCGCCAGCCAGATCATCGACTCCACCGGCGGTGGCGTCTTGAAGCTCGGCGGTGCCGTGAACTACAACGCTGGCGCGGCCAGCTTTCACAATTCTATGAGCACCATCTTAGCCAATGTGGACCTGAATGGAGCCAATCGCACCTTCACCATCAATGACAGCACCAATGCCACGACCGATGTGCTCGTGTCCGGTGCCATCTCCAATAGTGGAGCCACTGCAGGCATCATCAAAGCTGGCGCAGGCACGCTCGCCCTCACCGGAGCCAACACCTACGACGGCGTCACCACTGTGAATGCAGGCGCACTCCAGGTCGGTAGCAGTGGCACCGGCCAGACTGGCACGGGAGCCGTCACCATCGCCAATACCGCTACTCTCTTTGGCACTGGAAACGTCCGCGGCAGCAGTTTCACCGCCGCCAGTGGCTCCACCATCCAGGTGGGCGATTCCACGGATGCGAGCAGCCACGGCACACTCACCTTCACGCCCGCCAGCGGCTCTGGCAGCATCCAGTTTCAGTCTGGGGGCAGCGTCATCCTCGGCATCAGCCCTGGCGGAACCTCCGACCGCATCGACATCGTCGGTACCGGCACCAACACCCTCACCTTCAATGCCAATCTCACTGTCGGCCCAGCCACCCTCGTGCCCACCACGGCGGAGGTTTTCAATCTGCTCGACTGGACCGGCCTCGCCAGTGCCCCCACTTTTGGCAGCCAATTCACCTTCATCAGTCAGCTCTTCGGCAATGGTGATGAGGCCGCTGGCCTCGACCTGCCAGATATTTCCGGCACTGGCTTTGCCTGGGACATCAGCGCCCTCACCACGACGGGCACCATCGCCATCGTCGTCGTGCCAGAGCCATCGCGTGCACTGCTGCTCATGACAGGCCTCTTCGCGGCGATCATGCGCCGCCGTCGCTGA
- a CDS encoding exo-alpha-sialidase has translation MIRFLLLTLFASIAAAEPVLEKVDVFTANTNGIARYRIPGIVVTQNGTVLAYSEARRNSSSDWGEIEIHLRRSTDGGKTWEAAKHIAHHGARLEGNPHKKKDGGEKEQTVNNPVAIVDRETGAIEFLYCINYARCYAMRSTDDGLTWSSPVDVTATFEPFRKHYDWKVIATGPGHGIQLKSGRLVVPIWLAYGKEGDHSPSAAATIYSDDHGKTWLAGDLAVPNNSEFGNPNETMLAELSDGGVMLVTRSVSKPNRKIITLSPNGATGWSKPAFHDQLWEPICMASITAHPTKPGTLIYSNPHTLKLDKDGKETPAGRGKRENLSIKLSRDDGKTWPISKTLDAGPSAYSDLAVLPDGTVLCLWETKNDIQCARFNLDWITAP, from the coding sequence ATGATCCGCTTTCTCCTTCTCACCCTTTTCGCCTCCATCGCGGCTGCCGAGCCAGTTCTCGAAAAAGTCGATGTCTTCACCGCCAACACGAATGGCATCGCCCGCTACCGCATTCCGGGCATCGTGGTGACGCAAAATGGCACTGTGTTGGCTTACTCAGAAGCACGGCGGAACAGCAGCTCCGATTGGGGCGAGATCGAAATCCACCTACGCCGCTCCACGGATGGCGGAAAGACGTGGGAAGCGGCCAAACACATCGCGCATCATGGCGCACGCTTGGAAGGCAATCCGCACAAGAAAAAGGACGGCGGCGAGAAGGAGCAGACGGTGAACAATCCCGTCGCCATCGTGGATCGCGAGACGGGGGCCATCGAGTTTCTTTACTGCATCAACTACGCCCGCTGCTACGCGATGCGCAGCACCGATGATGGCCTCACCTGGAGCTCGCCGGTGGATGTCACAGCCACGTTTGAGCCGTTTCGGAAGCACTACGACTGGAAAGTCATCGCCACCGGCCCCGGGCATGGCATTCAGCTCAAAAGCGGGCGCCTCGTGGTGCCCATCTGGCTCGCTTACGGCAAAGAAGGCGATCATTCACCCTCCGCAGCGGCCACGATCTACAGCGACGACCATGGCAAGACCTGGCTCGCAGGTGATCTCGCCGTGCCAAACAACAGCGAGTTCGGCAATCCGAATGAAACGATGCTCGCGGAGCTTTCCGATGGCGGCGTGATGCTCGTCACGCGCAGTGTGTCGAAGCCGAATCGTAAAATCATCACCCTCAGCCCGAACGGAGCCACCGGCTGGAGCAAGCCCGCGTTTCACGACCAACTCTGGGAACCGATCTGCATGGCCAGCATCACCGCCCATCCCACCAAGCCCGGAACGCTCATCTATTCCAATCCCCACACGCTGAAGCTCGACAAGGACGGCAAAGAAACGCCCGCAGGCCGTGGCAAACGCGAAAACCTCAGCATCAAACTCAGTCGCGACGACGGCAAGACCTGGCCCATCAGCAAAACACTCGACGCGGGCCCCAGCGCTTACTCCGACCTCGCCGTGCTGCCCGACGGCACCGTGCTGTGCCTGTGGGAAACGAAGAACGACATCCAATGCGCCCGCTTCAACCTCGACTGGATCACTGCACCATGA
- a CDS encoding right-handed parallel beta-helix repeat-containing protein produces MKHVVFCLVLLSQITLAQSPVPRGDEVYSVERWGATGFPSDDTAAIQAALDFARETPCVLFFPAQRYLVHRTLTISNPGDTRASAPTLRGRGSEFTSIEFRGASGPLFSVTGVKKAGQFLHDLSFEKLRLVGKGRDKDEHAIELMGCYAPSIRNVSITGFGGDGIRVIGDLTKDANPDFTATIFLAIEGCTISRIGGLGFRDHHPIGCPSVSIERSVFNMCGAGGALIRSAGFVIDRSSFAGCGWSGETTLVNAEGIGLQILTPGASVSRGLVRACEFDANRAEHLRMDNFAMARLENNRFIYNDRYAAGFLTPPIGANMAPLSANSVLTEIVIDGLFHRLDQPGKAIGLKWSNSANVDENSIEVLRVRTTNAPKADFQPVVGNP; encoded by the coding sequence ATGAAGCACGTCGTTTTTTGTCTCGTGCTGCTTTCGCAGATCACTCTGGCGCAAAGCCCAGTGCCACGCGGAGACGAAGTCTATTCCGTCGAGCGCTGGGGAGCCACGGGCTTTCCCTCAGATGACACGGCGGCGATCCAGGCCGCACTCGACTTTGCCCGCGAGACGCCCTGCGTGCTGTTTTTCCCCGCACAGCGTTACCTCGTCCATCGCACGCTCACGATCAGCAATCCGGGTGACACACGAGCCTCCGCACCCACGCTTCGCGGTCGCGGTTCGGAGTTCACCAGCATTGAGTTTCGTGGTGCCAGCGGACCGTTGTTCAGCGTCACGGGCGTGAAAAAAGCGGGCCAGTTCCTGCATGATCTGAGCTTTGAAAAACTCCGCCTTGTCGGCAAAGGCCGCGACAAAGACGAGCACGCCATCGAGTTGATGGGCTGCTATGCTCCGAGCATTCGAAACGTCTCCATCACCGGCTTCGGTGGCGATGGCATTCGCGTGATCGGCGATCTCACGAAGGATGCGAACCCCGACTTCACCGCTACCATCTTCCTCGCCATCGAAGGCTGCACCATCAGCCGCATCGGTGGCCTTGGCTTTCGCGATCATCATCCCATCGGCTGCCCGAGCGTATCCATCGAGCGCAGCGTCTTCAATATGTGCGGCGCAGGCGGTGCGCTGATCCGCAGCGCTGGTTTCGTCATCGACCGCAGCTCTTTCGCGGGCTGCGGATGGAGCGGCGAGACCACATTGGTGAACGCCGAAGGCATCGGCCTGCAAATCCTCACGCCCGGTGCCAGCGTGTCACGCGGCCTCGTGCGAGCCTGCGAGTTCGACGCGAACCGCGCCGAGCATCTGCGCATGGATAACTTCGCCATGGCCCGGCTGGAGAACAATCGCTTCATCTACAATGATCGCTACGCCGCCGGCTTCCTCACACCGCCCATCGGCGCGAACATGGCCCCTCTCAGTGCCAATTCCGTGCTCACCGAGATCGTCATCGACGGCCTTTTTCATCGCCTCGACCAACCCGGCAAAGCCATCGGCCTCAAATGGTCCAACTCCGCCAACGTGGATGAAAACTCGATCGAGGTCCTCCGCGTCCGCACCACGAACGCTCCGAAAGCCGACTTCCAGCCCGTCGTGGGCAATCCTTAG